The Atribacter laminatus genome contains the following window.
TATTAAAAGTAATTTGGAAATTCTGAAGGTAAGCTGGAAGATTTAAAATATCCTTTTGAAGGTCAAAAACCACATTTCCATCTTGGAAGCGAAAACGTTGGATGAATTTATCGTCAAGTACCCATTCAAAAGGAAAAAACTGAACGCAAAATTGATTGCCAACATCGTGGTAAAGCAAATCCACTGGAAGGCTTCCTTCGAAGTCACACTCAAGACAGTGAAAAACGTTAACTCTTCCCTCAAAAAGTTCTTTTTTCAATTCAGGGTTTTCTTGAGTATTAATTGATCTCCAGATCTCAACTGTTTGCGATGAGTTGCAACTGGGGCATTGAAATTCAATATGCTCACAAACCGACATTTTCTTTCTCCTTCTTCTTAAAAATTCTTCTTAGAATTACTTTTCAGACCAATTTTTTGCGATAACAATGTCTACCTCTATGGGGACTTGTTGAATATATATTTTTCCAGCCTTTATCATTGTTTCTTTCAAGAAATGGAAGATTTCTTGGGCTTTTTCTTGAGGTGATTCAAGGATAATTTCATCGTGGACAGTTCCAATGAGATGAATATCATTGCTATTTAAATAAGGAAAAGATAGAGCCAAGGCTTTTTTAATTATATCGGCAGCTGTTCCTTGTATTGGAGTATTAAAGAGTTCTGTAATCCGGGGTTTATCCTCCCACAGTCTTAATCGTCCGTTAAGGGTTCGAATTTCCTTAAGACGACTGTTACTGAGTTCTTTTTGCCAGGAAGCTATCCCTTGATATACTTCAAAAAAACGCTTACGGAAATCAATTGCCTGTTGGTCGGTCATCTCGACCCCATAAGAATTTTGAGCATAGAGCTTTAAGCCTCGAGCTCCCATGGCATATAAAAGGCCAAAATTAACTGCTTTTGCGGCTTGCCTTTCTTCTTTGGTAACTTTATCGAAATCTTTTCCAATTAAAAGGGAGGCAGTCAAGCAATGGATATCTTGGTTTTGCTGAAAAGCATCGGTCATTCTTTGATCATGGCTGATTTCTGCTGCAACACGAAGTTCGATTTGAGAGTAATCGCCGATTATAAGGAGATTACCTTCTGATGGAATAAAACATTCTCGAAAAATCTGATCTCGAGGGATTTGTTGCAGGTTGGGATTTCGACAGGAAAAACGCCCAGTAGCAGTTCCAATTTGCCAGTAATCAGGATGAATTCGATTGGTTACCGGATGGATATATTTAGGGAGAGCACTGGCAAAAGATTGAAGCACTTTGGTTACTTTGCGATAATCGATTAGAGCTTGAATAACTGGAAATTGACGGCTTAATTGAGACAGTTCTTCGTGAGAGGTGGTTTTTAAGGGAATACCCAACTGCTGTAAGGCTTCCAACATTTGTTTAGGGCTATCTAAGTTAAGAGGCGGCCGCTCAGTGGTTTGATCCTCCATAAATGGGAGTCGTTGAATTCTCTTAAATCCTTCACTAAGTTTTTGACGAAGAGTCGCCGCTAAATCGTTTTGGTTTTTTTCCAGTTCTTTGGTTAATGTTTCCCATTTTTCGGTGTGAAGCAGCATGCCACTGAGTTCCATTTCTACGACAGCTGGGAGACACTCAAATTCTAATTTTGAAGTTGAAAATAAGTTTGATTTTTCCAGTTTTGAAAGAAGACAAGGGTAAATTTCCAGCAATACTTGAGCATCACGAGCCGCGTAATTTAATTGTTCATTACTTAATTCATTACTCCAATCACTGTTTTGTAACTCCTTAGGAAGGTCAATATTTAATTCCTCACGAGCCAAGTCTGATAACTTAAAACCATGGCTTTTTTGGCCGGCTGACAAAATCTGCGCGGCTAACATGGTGTCAAAATAAGGGCCACAAACAATGAATCCAGATTTTATTAAGAACTTGAGATCAAACTTGGCATTGTGAAAAATTTTTAGAGTTGGTGAAGCAAAAATTTTATTCAAAGAGGCAATAATATCATGAGATGCTTTCCAAAAATCTATTAAGAATACTGGTTGATTAATGGATGCAATTTGGATCAACCGAACTCGGTTTTGAAAAGGATCAAGCCCGGTCGTTTCGGTATCAATTGCAATGATTGAGTTTTCATTCAAAGATGATAAAAGTGGGTGAATATCATTAATTGTTTTTATTAAGCGATACTCGGTGTGCATCAAGACTATATTTATCCTTTCTTCTTTTCGGTTTAATTTGGACCTATGGATATTGTATCTTTTTTTTGGCTTTTATGAAAATGCAAAATATTGATACACTCTATCCTATAGGAGCACGAAGTAACAATGAAATTACTAATATACTTTTTAAATAATCGAATCTCAAACCTTCTCCCTTTATCCAAAGGGAGAGGAATAAAAAAGATTGAGCTCATGAGATCGCCACGTCACTCCGTTCCTCGCAATGACGATTCAGAGTTCTTTCTCCCTTGATGGGAGTGTGCGAAAGGGGATGAGGGTGAAAGTCCAGGATTCGACATGCCATGGCATGTCGCTACTTTAATCGGGAGCAATAAATTGTCGCCCCTACAATTTTAAATCTTTTGTAGGGGCTTGATTTATCATGCCCGTGTTTTTTCAGGATAGACCCTCATGCTCCTTTGCAACACCAGATGAGGATGAAAATATATACTCATGAACCAATCTCCCCCTTTAGCAAAGGGGGTTAGGGGGATTTGGATTTTTTCCTGCTCCGTCATTCAGACTGTGTCACAATCCCTTTCATACACCAAGAAGAGCTTGAAAGTGGAGGATACATTCTATTTATCTTCAGTTTTTTGGTTATCTATTCCCAATATTACTGTAAAATATTAACATAAGAGGTGGTAAAAAATTTACAGAATAATTATGACACAGCCTGATTGCGAGGAGCGTCCTATGCGACGTGGTAATCTCATTTAGTATTTTTTATAATGATGAAAAGATGAGATCCTCACGCGGGAAAGCACCGCTCAGGATGACGGTAACGTAAAACGATGTTATATTTACATGATTGATAATTCGTTTCCATAATATGATATATAATTCATTGAATACTTTTTGATTATTAAAGGAGCTAATACCCAATTGAAATCTAAAATTAAAGTAGGAATATTATTTGGTGGTCAGTCGGTTGAGCATGAAATATCAATTTTATCAGCACAGAGCATATA
Protein-coding sequences here:
- a CDS encoding CpXC domain-containing protein, which codes for MSVCEHIEFQCPSCNSSQTVEIWRSINTQENPELKKELFEGRVNVFHCLECDFEGSLPVDLLYHDVGNQFCVQFFPFEWVLDDKFIQRFRFQDGNVVFDLQKDILNLPAYLQNFQITFNMNEMIRYIIFLEKVLQAGKNR